ATTTTGGCGCTTAATTTGATAGGGATTGGAAATGCAACTTAGTTTCTaatcttaaatcactaaataaaatataaccgTTGGATAAATTTTAATGTGGTGTCATTTATCTAACGGTGGAATGGAGGGAAATGGAGGAATTGAGGACTTGAGGAGAGCCACTCCCTTTCTTTATCTCTATAAAAAATTCATCTCCATTAAAACTTTTTATATCGTAAAATATCAAAGATCTCATTGCAAAGATTGTTTAAAACTTTCTATACTTTGTTCCTTTTCCCTTAATTGttagtattttaatattttcttttaaaatttgaacatCTTGTATTTTAAAGGatttctttccttttctttttgttaattGAGTTTTTATTCTTGTATGTGGGTAAGATTTCTTTCCTTCTTTTCCTGTTAATGGAGTttctttaatttgaattttaaattttaatcaaaacccAGTTTTGGATTAATACGTTTTTATcagcaaaaaataatttttcataataaaattaGGTAATTGGACGGTTCAACCCGGTTTTCAATTCCGGGTTCATTCCGGTTTAGTCCGGTTCAATCTGGTTAAACCAGATTTCCGGTTCATAGCAGTCAATTGGACCGGACAACTGGCCGGTccccggttcaaccggttcaaccggccGGTCcagtccggtttttaaaacagtgcccaaaattaccaactttcgcgtgtttttagtatttaacataatcttttaattttggcaaaaaagtacatgaactttcaaaattttgcaattaaagacaccggcaccgttttggatgtaaaacagcaccgttttatattaaaacgacgtcgttttggatgtaaaataacactatttttcaaagaaaaacacacgtggtcttaattgcaaaaaattggaaaattcatgttaaatatgtcaaaatttaaagattatgttaaataccaaaaacacgcgaaagttgatgatttttggtgcatttaatcCTTTGTTATTTGATAGACATCACatggttagatgtatgtttaggagtacatGCTACTTGCCTCACATGCTAGTCCAAATagtcatatgcgcgtcttaCGTGGTTTAGTGCTTCCTTTATTATTTTCATACGTGtttactttccaatacattATACTATGAATTGCATGAATGTCGAGATAAGAAATAACCGGATATGTTATGTAAATAAGAATGCAATCGATAGGTCGAGTATACGAGTTTTGTTGAAATGTCCACGATTCCCGTCTTTTGGTTCAATGCGTGATAATCTCACCTATAAACTAGTCTAATCGGTAGAAAAGATATTTTCTAACTGAGTAAGGTGGCGACTATATTTTTCAAACCTTTCCAAAtcgaagtcagccataagtctCGGCGGGCGGCCTCTGAATCTCGCTCTACTCACaggtatattttttttattttttttagtatttttatggtgtaattataatatattaatgatGTATTTATAGCGTACTTATAGTGTATATACGATGAGTAAACATTGggcaaaaaatatatttttataaaactggGTACCAAATGTATTAAGCAATTTATGAGCCaaacttttgtaattattttacgAAAATAGGGTATTTTGTGGAAAATCTCTATGAAATTAGGTCAGATAATTGAATttcctcaaattttaaaataattattatatttaattagttaactcTAGTTCTCTCGATAAAGGTTTGATTAttataagagcaaattactttgaAACCCCTCACGTTTATTACAATTCACACTTTGTtccctcttatttgaaaatcaaatgatttgatTCCTCACTTTTATTTCCGTCAACGATTTAGCCATTTTgtctatttttggtgttagtcaaccgaGTCAAATGactatatcaaaaaaaaaaaaaatttaaaaaaactacgTGGTcccccatttttatttttatctacgatttagtccctcaatttagaaattaatttacCCCTAAATCTTTTAACTTGGTTGACTAACATCAAAATAAAGACAGAGGGTCTAAATTGTTGACAGAATCGaaagtgagggatcaaatcATTTAATGTTCAAACAAGTGGGATCCAAatatgaattatgacaaatgtgagattttaaagtaattttctcttattataaatgatattaaaggtttttaattaaatggttataactttaaatataacttttagttaataattaaattaaaaatattaaaatacttttgatagaatattatataaaaaattcataaaatatattataactttattaaaaaaaactaatatttaatatttttaatgtaattattaattaaaaaagacaTTATAAACTACTGCTTTCATTGTTTAATAAAGTAAAGTAATATTACTTCtttcatataataatttataaataatacaattaaTTTATGAGCAAATTATTCTAAGATTCCTTATACCgtaattagcaatttaatatCTATTATAACGTTCCCTCACTTTCAAATTATGTAAACGGTTAAAggcttcattattttttatgtttttaccgTTAAATACGAACGAAAAGACAGAAACGCTCTTTACTCAAACGACTTcgttttacaaaaaaaaaaactcaaaaacacGCAACCTGTCACCGAAGTTGGATTCTTTTGGTCGTCTACAACATCTGTCCATTTCAGACGAACaaatttgtttgtttgaaaAGACAAACAGACTTAATTCGTCTCTCTGACAAACAGATCGCTGGGATAGGGTGGCGACGACACAGGGTGGGGAGGTAGCAAGAGTTGTTGGCAGAGGAGAGAAGATGGAAGGTAAAAAGTGCTAACTAGTCCCTGAATTTTCTTTACATTTTAATATGGTGTAAGAATATTTTCggattaaaaaatttcatttaaactttgactatttctttttctttaactgtttaatttaataaaaaagcaTTAACGGATGCCCTCAATTGTTAACAGAATAAAAAATGAGGGATCATTAAGTAgaacttttaaataaaaggtATCAAACTATTAAAGAAAAAGGGGTAAATATGCCCTAATGTCTAGAAAGGAACATATAAGTccctaatgtttttaaaaaggTGCAAATAAGCCCTTCCCTTAGACGAAGTATTAATATGCATGGTATGTAAATTTTTGTTGACATGGCAAACGTGAATCCTACATGACATTCCAACTGTTAATTACAGTATAATGAGAGGACTCAGAGTTATTTgctcttaatttattaataaataatttttgtttattattattttaaatttagtatataattaaattaaaactatattatGGAATATGTGTCATTATCACGTGTCATTATCACTTGCCATAGACGAAATGAGGtaggtgcatggaaaattcatAAACCGGCTCTAGGTAAGAATTTCCCAACGAAATGCGTAAAGCAAATCTACTATAAGAAAAACCTTAGAGAATCAATTGATATTTAGCAATCCATTCgtaaattaaatctaattttagGGACAGTTTGCAAcaaagattaaaattaaaaatgattttgcTGCTTGTAAAATTCTCGAGATCAAGCAAGAATATTAAGCAATGTCCATCTCATTTGAAAAATGAATATATCAACTTTTACAACCAAAATTACTTGATTCCCATATCAGGGCAGTAcaatttttaagaaaattatataatataatataattgattttttaaaatttaaaaacaaaccgaaataattttattacaaaaattagtataaatataCTGAACTGACCGTTTTCAGTTCCCTAATTCAAACTTTTGAAACACTGCAAAAGTATGAACATTTTATTTGAAGAATGCAATGCATTTTGCATGGTTACAGAGTATGATGATAATTAATACAACCTATAACTCATTACATAAAAGTGTCCTTACCATAACTGTTGCCAATACTGAAATACAAATCTTTGCCATCATGCTTAAAATACTTGATGCAGCAGCTGTAGCATGAAATATCAGCAACAGACGTCCGTGGGTCCAGAAGCAGCATTGATATAGAGAGGATCCGATTTCTTTCCCTCGGTACCACAGTGCACACCTCCATGACTATCGAACTGGGTCGCACTATATCCTGAAACTGCCGCTGCAATTGCTGTCTGTGCTGCTACCTTATTTCTATCAGCTACTGCTTTCAGGCGGTGCCTCTCAGCCCTAGAACCAATCATCTGACCCAGGATGGAAGCTCCAATAGTCAGCGCCATAGCAGTTTTCGGCATCAAAACCGATTTCCGAAGCATAGCTATGAAGGGCACAGCTGCATGGACTGCTGCAAACCATGATACAGAAAATTTCTTAGTATGTTCCCTCCAGACACCCAACGGTACATTTACTGCCATGCCCAGGAGAGCAATCGCAAGCATCTTTTCTGGCAGTGGCTGAGGTCGCAAGTTTTTAACCAGGGCAGTCCGGGCAAGAGCCGCCCTTGCAGCAACTATAGCAGGTGGACATCTAAACTTCATACCAGATGGTGGCTGAAGAGCTGATGCCACAAGTGGCAGCACGCCACTCACAGCTCTATAAGACTTTGCAATCGGGCAATTGCCAGTTTCTAACCACTCATTTCCCAGAGCCTCGTGCTTCGAAGTGTTTCCTTTCTGGATGATCATAGAGAAAGtaatacttaattaattattcaattgcGGAACAatcttttgaagaaaaaaatgtgAGCAGTACGAATTTATAGTCTCTATGAGCAGTTAATCTTTCAGTTATGGACTTATAGCTAATGGAGCATAATACTGAACATGACATCCTCTCAATAATTGGGATCTTCTACCGAATCAAACAAttcataataatataaaagcaAAATTTCCACTCAGTTACAGACTACGTGGCACAGAAACATCTCGAATTCTACGTTTTGGAGTTCCATTTTTCTTTCCAAATACTCTTTTAAAACGGGAAAACTCTATATATATAACCTTTTCTTGTAAAAAATGTTGTTTCAATGTTTTCTCTTTCGGCATTTCCCATTTCAACAATTTCATTTCTGTGCTACATGGGTTACAAATGCAAACTTATGCAGCAGTAAGGTAACATAAATGCAAAAGGTTGTTACATGTACCTGAGATGATTGTTCACCCTTGTTGGTTGATTCAGATTTCTTCTTCTGATTCTTCCACTTATCATTGAAGGAACCAAAACTAAATGGTCCACCTGGACCAAACGCAGACAGGCTAATAGTGGCAGCTCTTCCTGCTAATGGGTTGAATTGGGGAGTAAAGTCAGGTTCAGAAACATCACTGTGAAAATTAGAGCTGTTCGATAAAGGAACAACCCCGTCTTTCCCGTGAAACAGCTTAAATGCCATATCGAAATTCGAACCATCTTCAAATATTGGACCTTTGGCAGCTCCCCTCACCTGGAGAAAACAATAGAGCACATCAATCAACTCAAATGGCATAAGCCAAAAGTTCCGTTAATAACAAGAATTTTCTATTGCGCAAGAATTAGGAAACTACAACATAATGTAACTGCAACAAGGCAACAATTGGCTACACTCAGAATTTATATGCAAGACTTATTTCAAAGACTACGAAATCTGAACAATCAAGCAAGCTATCCAAATGGTAATGATAAAGAAGGAAGGAACAACTTACGGCACTGGAGAAATTAAGCAAAGAGAATGACAGGTTTGTTGGCTTGTTGATGTTCCTCAAAAAAGGGCATTTCTGAATGGTCTTCTCATCAAATTGGCAATCAGATGTGTCCTCATTTATTCCTCTAAAGAAAAAATCCATTGCCCGTCTTCTATAAcatacaaaaagaagaaaaattaacCATATTgagaaatttattaaataaaacctTGCGCCTCAGGCTTTTTGACCCTTGTCGCCTCGGGTCGCCTTTCGCATTTAATAACTATGATTTTAGCTAATTGTTGCAGCAAAATGCAAATTGAAATCACAGGAGGTTAGCAATAACATGATCACCAACAACTAAGCTACATAATATCATCGAAAAAACAACGAAAACGTCATGCAAGCTGCATAAACAGAACCGACCAACTTACGAATTAATCCATCCAACTCTCCATTTTCAATCACAGAACAATGCAAAATGCAATTTGAAATCACAGGAGGTTAGCAAAAACATTATCACCAACAATTAAGCTACACAATAACATCGAAAACAATGAAAATCGTCATGTAAGCTACATAAACAGAACCGACCAACTTACGAATTAATCCATCCAACTCTCCATTTTCAATCACAGAATTAATACATTTGCATAATAAATAATAACCCAAATCAAATAATTCCATGTAAATCAGAAATTTATTATCAAACGGAGGGAATAGaacagataaaaaaaacatacaaaGCTAAAAATCATCCAGAAATAGAATTGAAAATGAAGATCAAATTATTTCCAAAGTGAGTGAAAATCAAAATGAAAGAACAGCAATAAATATATATGGAGAAGAGGGAAAATTACcaccaaaaaaaattcaga
This window of the Mercurialis annua linkage group LG5, ddMerAnnu1.2, whole genome shotgun sequence genome carries:
- the LOC126683070 gene encoding uncharacterized protein LOC126683070; this encodes MDFFFRGINEDTSDCQFDEKTIQKCPFLRNINKPTNLSFSLLNFSSAVRGAAKGPIFEDGSNFDMAFKLFHGKDGVVPLSNSSNFHSDVSEPDFTPQFNPLAGRAATISLSAFGPGGPFSFGSFNDKWKNQKKKSESTNKGEQSSQKGNTSKHEALGNEWLETGNCPIAKSYRAVSGVLPLVASALQPPSGMKFRCPPAIVAARAALARTALVKNLRPQPLPEKMLAIALLGMAVNVPLGVWREHTKKFSVSWFAAVHAAVPFIAMLRKSVLMPKTAMALTIGASILGQMIGSRAERHRLKAVADRNKVAAQTAIAAAVSGYSATQFDSHGGVHCGTEGKKSDPLYINAASGPTDVCC